A region of Chrysiogenia bacterium DNA encodes the following proteins:
- a CDS encoding NAD(P)H-hydrate dehydratase → AKNSISPGKLASEQIVVTPHPGEMSRLSGFTTQEVQADRVGVATAYAEEHAVIVVLKGAGTVIALPDGQAIICPMGNAGLASGGTGDVLAGLIAGLLVQEGITPIEAAATAVLLHAMAADRLAARGSEASLIASDLIAELPALLSDLHEELHHHHDEPEEHQE, encoded by the coding sequence TGGCAAAGAACAGCATCAGCCCGGGCAAGCTGGCCAGCGAGCAGATCGTCGTCACGCCGCACCCTGGCGAGATGAGCCGACTGAGCGGCTTTACCACCCAGGAGGTGCAGGCCGACCGGGTGGGGGTGGCCACGGCCTACGCCGAAGAACATGCGGTCATCGTGGTGCTCAAGGGGGCCGGCACGGTCATCGCGCTGCCCGACGGGCAGGCGATCATCTGCCCCATGGGCAATGCCGGACTTGCCAGCGGCGGCACCGGCGACGTGCTGGCAGGACTCATCGCCGGATTGCTCGTTCAGGAAGGCATCACCCCGATCGAGGCGGCAGCCACCGCCGTGCTGCTTCACGCCATGGCCGCCGACCGGCTGGCGGCGCGCGGCTCGGAGGCCTCGCTCATCGCCTCGGACCTCATTGCAGAGCTGCCGGCACTGCTCTCGGACCTGCATGAGGAACTTCACCATCACCACGACGAGCCCGAGGAGCACCAGGAGTGA